A single genomic interval of Sceloporus undulatus isolate JIND9_A2432 ecotype Alabama chromosome 2, SceUnd_v1.1, whole genome shotgun sequence harbors:
- the LOC121921799 gene encoding uncharacterized protein LOC121921799, which translates to MAEQRVWGASTETQGEPGKEMQQHWESQWQDFLKTLQPHHTKWEESVALEDAPWENAKAFLISFEQVAKACRWPREEWAARLLPALSGEAEGAFQSLETRDKEDYVKVKAAILKGDALRMERQRQHFRQFCCHGVEDPRNIHSQLQELCRRWLRPERHSKEQILELLILEQFLAGLPPDLQTWIRARGPDTCSQAVALVEDFLVSQQVVETGTWQEPMKQEHMESLAVEEEPLDAARGQICKEAKQSHDAGKNVLGSGIKRPSQSSSSVTLERQGRSHQGVKEEPMDLMETSLSLQRVEQNQAQPDRETIVWQVLQEEDGKFNALDVQKKPMQFPYCMLKKETNGRRADQGRNSTHSSATRKLTEGQPHHAMNVNEAFTLYDPKNRKWTDSERRATQGASEESSEIEYSSGSDLEDGKGHYVTLKDGKRHHVNFCENVIVGMAAQGNASVSEAEEDYERSAVPDQSGMDVEEVSATSEKCYVSEIPSMAKSKLHTHPGLLQEGGEIIEEEEQNNMSYNVNSLYAVQKERQDKEQGSDNDNIITIIDLETDVAEFNPTTETKKCHSYNVDDSKLDYMSLDNDLEFGTDSLMLMARSVAGGEMVEGDNGRQPWQCAPVRSSADKEPPMKRRMLGLSQPSVFSGPQRCTLPRSLATEVPREESGGQSRRRTSYVWEHFDGHAQDRLIAVCRLCHAFVRLGKEGGCRRVGTTSMIKHLEHRHPHIVPPRKEVCRVSITPPPNPIVKEVPQTNRAESDPAEKPRVEPPGGKSSAPSGQKQLSVPETCPRPEKYALHSAIAARYNRALARYIAQSMLPFSIVEDETFLEFLKELAPRWKVPSRYYLCRIAFPALEKDIKKEILNDLRNAVAGAVHFTSDCWTSNQARSYLCVTAHWVSTQEGVLAKRTATLTLTLFSESHREENIGAKLRNVVAEWLAPLKLEIGCLAADNRSEFLKYIRQKGMSHVPCIVHCINLVVHKALRETSNSRIKKVLELAHIVCSHFRQSCSAIEAVRLLQKKHNLPNHKFILNVPTRWNSTLYMLERLLEQKKAVNEYIQEKAGDLASTLYMQPDQWFIIEDLVDILQIFNECTTVLSSENATLGVVLPALHVMEFSLERNIEEMQNRPGMAANQKAIPAVAFAAQLLESLHNNKHLLGIRTDLKYLAATFLEPRYRNSIRDRLQSTGNNQFWSLQEYIIKKSVHFYKKLHNSTGRAMADHGLPSYAFPSVVPRNPDAVIQPRKQLQNKGSPVGSSAPCHQMAERSRFHDLILATGYAVETDEDAQFDNQMATEQDAYQVARQELDAYIRDIFPARICRPQANPIAYWDEKFTIWPSLARAAIWHICSPPSSVPAKRLFSTTGNIVTKLRTRFAPKHVTRMAFLRANRAWIPQNHIFPPCRDDIPSGKDGQDLSDEGDTDEEISLGDWEAGDSDIDLE; encoded by the exons ATGGCAGAGCAAAGAGTGTGGGGAGCATCAACAGAAACCCAAGGGGAACCAGGCAAAGAAATGCAACAACACTGGGAAAGTCAATGGCAGGATTTCTTGAAGACGCTGCAGCCCCATCACACAAAATGGGAAGAGTCAGTTGCATTGGAAGATGCACCATGGGAAAACGCCAAGGCCTTCCTGATCTCCTTCGAACAAGTGGCCAAAGCCTGCCGGTGGCCCAGAGAAGAGTGGGCAGCCCGGCTCCTTCCAGCACTGAGTGGAGAAGCAGAAGGGgcctttcagagcttggaaaccagAGACAAGGAGGATTATGTGAAAGTGAAGGCAGCCATCTTGAAAGGGGATGCCCTGAGAATGGAGAGGCAGCGCCAGCATTTCAGGCAGTTTTGCTGCCATGGGGTTGAAGACCCCCGAAATATTCACAGCCAACTCCAGGAGCTTTGCCGTCGGTGGCTGAGGCCAGAGAGACACAGCAAGGAACAGATCCTGGAGCTGCTGATCCTGGAACAGTTTCTGGCTGGCCTGCCACCAGATCTACAGACCTGGATCCGAGCCAGAGGGCCAGACACCTGCTCCCAGGCCGTGGCCCTGGTGGAGGACTTCCTGGTGAGCCAGCAAGTGGTTGAGACAGGAACATGGCAG GAGCCAATGAAGCAAGAACACATGGAATCCTTAGCTGTAGAGGAAGAGCCTTTAGATGCTGCACGGGGACAGATCTGCAAAGAAGCCAAGCAAAGCCATGATGCGGGGAAGAATGTGCTGG GCAGTGGAATCAAACGTCCAAGTCAGAGTAGTTCATCAGTTACCCTCGAAAGACAGGGAAGGAGTCATCAAGGTGTGAAAGAG GAACCAATGGACCTTATGGAAACTAGCCTGTCTTTGCAGCGAGTTGAGCAGAATCAGGCCCAGCCAGACCGAGAGACCATTGTCTGGCAAGTCCTGCAGGAGGAGGATGGGAAGTTCAATGCCTTGG ATGTCCAGAAAAAGCCTATGCAGTTTCCATATTGTATGTTGAAAAAAGAAACGAATGGAAGGAGGGCTGACCAGGGAAGAAACTCTACCCATTCTAGTGCTACCAGAAAGTTAACAGAGGGGCAGCCTCACCATGCAATGAATGTCAATGAAGCATTTACTCTTTATGACCCCAAAAACAGAAAGTGGACTGACTCTGAGAGACGGGCAACACAAGGAGCCTCTGAAGAAAGCTCGGAAATTGAATATTCTTCTGGATCTGATCTGGAGGATGGGAAAGGCCACTATGTCACTCTGAAGGATGGAAAGCGCCACCATGTCAACTTCTGTGAGAATGTGATTGTGGGTATGGCTGCTCAAGGAAATGCGTCAGtatcagaggcagaggaggactATGAAAGAAGTGCGGTTCCTGACCAATCTGGCATGGATGTGGAGGAGGTGAGTGCTACATCAGAGAAATGCTATGTCTCAGAAATCCCAAGCATGGCTAAATCAAAACTCCACACACATCCTGGCCTTCTACAAGAAGGTGGTGAAATCattgaggaggaagagcagaacaATATGTCTTACAATGTGAATTCTTTGTATGCTGTtcagaaagaaaggcaggataaggAACAGGGCTCTGACAATGACAATATAATAACTATAATTGACTTAGAGACAGATGTTGCAGAATTTAATCCAACAACAGAGACAAAAAAATGTCACTCATACAACGTAGATGATTCCAAATTGGACTACATGAGTTTGGATAATGATTTGGAGTTTGGTACAGATAGTCTCATGTTGATGGCCAGATCTGTCGCTGGAGGGGAGATGGTGGAAGGAGATAATGGTCGTCAGCCATGGCAATGTGCCCCAGTACGATCGTCTGCCGATAAAGAACCACCTATGAAGAGGCGTATGCTTGGTCTTTCTCAACCGTCTGTGTTCTCAGGCCCGCAGCGCTGTACGCTGCCACGGTCTTTGGCCACTGAGGTTCCAAGAGAAGAATCTGGTGGCCAAAGCAGAAGGCGGACATCTTATGTCTGGGAGCACTTTGATGGGCATGCTCAAGACCGATTGATTGCCGTGTGTAGATTATGTCATGCCTTTGTGCGCCTGGGCAAGGAAGGTGGTTGCCGCCGTGTGGGGACCACATCCATGATAAAGCATCTGGAACATCGTCATCCACACATTGTTCCACCACGGAAAGAGGTCTGTCGGGTGTCCATCACGCCACCCCCAAACCCAATTGTTAAGGAAGTGCCTCAGACGAACAGAGCTGAGAGTGATCCTGCAGAAAAGCCACGGGTGGAACCTCCAGGAGGAAAGAGTTCGGCTCCTTCAGGACAGAAGCAGTTGTCTGTACCTGAGACATGCCCCCGCCCAGAGAAGTATGCTCTACATAGTGCAATTGCTGCACGGTATAATCGTGCCCTTGCCAGGTATATTGCACAGTCTATGCTACCCTTCTCAATTGTGGAGGATGAGACTTTTCTGGAGTTTCTCAAGGAACTTGCTCCACGCTGGAAGGTACCGAGCAGATATTACCTGTGTAGGATTGCCTTTCCAGCCCTTGAAAAAGATATTAAGAAGGAGATTCTGAATGACTTGAGGAATGCGGTAGCTGGAGCAGTGCATTTTACAAGTGACTGCTGGACTAGCAACCAGGCTAGATCATATTTATGTGTCACAGCACACTGGGTATCCACCCAAGAAGGTGTTCTGGCAAAAAGGACAGCAACTCTTACACTAACTTTGTTCTCTGAATCGCACCGTGAGGAAAATATTGGGGCGAAGTTGAGAAACGTTGTGGCGGAGTGGCTCGCTCCACTGAAATTGGAGATTGGATGTCTGGCTGCTGACAACAGGTCAGAGTTCCTGAAATACATCCGTCAGAAAGGGATGAGTCACGTACCATGCATTGTGCACTGCATCAACTTAGTTGTCCACAAGGCCCTGAGAGAAACCAGTAATTCCAGGATAAAGAAAGTGTTAGAGCTGGCACACATTGTTTGCTCTCACTTCAGGCAGTCATGCTCTGCCATAGAGGCAGTTCGCTTGCTCCAAAAAAAGCACAATTTACCCAATCACAAATTTATCCTCAATGTCCCTACACGATGGAACAGCACTCTGTATATGCTGGAGAGATTGCTGGAGCAAAAAAAGGCAGTGAATGAATATATTCAAGAGAAAGCAGGAGACCTGGCCTCTACTTTATATATGCAGCCAGACCAGTGGTTTATTATAGAGGACCTGGTGGATATTCTCCAAATTTTCAACGAGTGCACTACTGTCCTTAGTTCTGAGAATGCCACACTTGGAGTTGTGTTGCCTGCGCTACACGTCATGGAATTTTCCTTAGAAAGAAACATTGAAGAGATGCAGAACAGACCGGGCATGGCTGCCAATCAGAAGGCCATTCCAGCTGTGGCCTTTGCTGCCCAGCTTCTGGAGTCTCTGCACAACAATAAGCACCTCCTGGGCATCCGCACTGACCTGAAGTATCTTGCAGCAACATTTTTGGAACCCAGGTACAGAAACAGCATCCGAGATCGACTCCAGAGCACTGGGAACAATCAGTTCTGGTCCCTGCAAGAATACATTATTAAAAAAAGTGTGCACTTCTACAAGAAGCTGCACAATTCAACTGGCCGAGCCATGGCTGACCACGGCCTGCCCTCTTATGCCTTTCCCTCTGTGGTGCCTAGAAACCCAGATGCAGTGATCCAGCCTAGAAAACAACTTCAAAATAAGGGAAGTCCAGTGGGAAGTTCTGCACCTTGTCACCAAATGGCTGAAAGATCTCGCTTCCACGACTTGATCTTGGCAACAGGCTATGCTGTGGAGACAGATGAGGATGCCCAGTTTGATAACCAGATGGCTACAGAGCAGGACGCCTACCAGGTGGCAAGGCAAGAACTGGATGCATATATTCGTGACATCTTCCCAGCGCGAATCTGTCGTCCGCAGGCGAACCCAATTGCCTATTGGGATGAGAAGTTCACCATTTGGCCTTCTTTGGCTCGGGCTGCTATTTGGCACATCTGCAGCCCGCCCTCCAGTGTTCCCGCTAAACGTCTTTTCTCTACAACTGGAAATATAGTCACCAAACTGAGAACGAGATTCGCTCCCAAACACGTTACACGGATGGCATTCCTACGAGCCAACAGGGCATGGATACCCCAGAACCACATCTTTCCCCCCTGCAGAGATGATATTCCTTCAGGTAAAGATGGGCAGGATCTGAGTGATGAGGGGGATACTGATGAAGAAATATCCCTGGGAGACTGGGAAGCTGGAGACTCGGACATTGATCTTGAGTGA